One window from the genome of Desulforamulus ruminis DSM 2154 encodes:
- the rpoC gene encoding DNA-directed RNA polymerase subunit beta' has product MLELNNFDSIRIGLASPEKIRQWSSGEVKKPETINYRTLKPERDGLFCERIFGPQRDWECHCGKYKRVRYKGVVCDRCGVEVTRSKVRRERLGHIELAAPVSHIWYFKGIPSRMGLLLDMSPRALEKVLYFVSYIVIEPGETPLLKKQLLTETEYREYKDKFGNTFKAGMGAEAIKKLLEEIQLDELARELRQELKEVSGQRKIRAIRRLEVVEAFKKSGNSPQWMILDVVPVIPPELRPMVQLDGGRFATSDLNDLYRRVINRNNRLKRLLDLGAPDIIVRNEKRMLQEAVDALIDNGRRGRPVTGPGNRPLKSLSDMLKGKQGRFRQNLLGKRVDYSGRSVIVVGPHLKMHQCGLPKEMALELFKPFVMKKLVNDGHAHNIKSAKRMVERVRPEVWDVLEEVIKEHPVLLNRAPTLHRLGIQAFEPVLVEGRAIKIHPMVCTAYNADFDGDQMAVHVPLSAEAQAEARLLMLAANNILNPKDGKPVASPTQDMVLGCYYLTMEREGAAGEGSIFKDEQESVLAYESGEVSLHAGVTVRRSNGERLKTTVGRIIFNEVIPQELGYINQVCDKKTLSRIVAECYRKLGNAHTAELLDGIKSLGYKFSTKAGITIGVADITIPEAKKEILAIAEDQVNKIENQFRRGLITEDERYRKVINIWNDATDKVTKALMDTLDKFNNIYMMATSGARGNIQQIRQLAGMRGLMADPSGRIIDLPIKANFREGLTVLEYFISTHGARKGLADTALRTADSGYLTRRLVDVAQDVIVREDDCGTTEGVEVREIRDGSESIEKLSERLEGRVPMEPVVHPETGEVIISQEQVDNHGMISADQAQAVMDAGITKVKIRSVITCKTRYGVCKHCYGRNLATGGAIDTGEAVGIIAAQSIGEPGTQLTMRTFHTGGVAGDDITQGLPRVEELFEARRPKGQAIVAEEEGIVALREVKGRREIEITKDNGEKNIYAVPYGARLKVRDGQRVEAGDELTEGSVNPHDLLKIKGPAGVQIYLLQEVQRVYRLQGVEINDKHIEVMIRQMLRKVKVEEAGDTELLPGGLIDVFEFEEENQRVIQNGGEPAVAKPVLLGITKASLATDSFLSAASFQETTRVLTEAAIKGKLDPLLGLKENVIIGKLVPAGTGMPRYRNIEVFTEDEADNEDDYDILLPTIDKNRGYNLSSELDLLSEEPLRRGTSEDFDLALDK; this is encoded by the coding sequence TTGTTGGAATTAAATAATTTCGATAGTATTCGCATTGGGTTGGCCTCGCCGGAAAAAATTCGGCAGTGGTCCAGTGGAGAAGTAAAAAAGCCGGAGACAATCAACTACCGTACATTGAAACCGGAACGGGATGGTTTATTCTGTGAGAGAATATTTGGTCCACAAAGAGACTGGGAATGTCACTGCGGAAAATATAAACGGGTTCGCTATAAAGGGGTTGTTTGCGATCGCTGCGGTGTGGAGGTAACCCGGTCCAAGGTCCGCAGGGAAAGGCTGGGCCATATCGAGTTGGCCGCCCCGGTATCTCATATTTGGTATTTTAAAGGAATTCCCAGCCGCATGGGCCTGTTGCTGGATATGTCCCCCCGGGCGCTGGAAAAGGTGCTTTACTTTGTTTCTTATATTGTCATTGAGCCCGGTGAAACACCCCTGTTAAAGAAGCAGTTGTTAACTGAAACGGAATACCGGGAATATAAGGATAAATTTGGCAATACCTTTAAGGCGGGCATGGGTGCCGAGGCCATTAAAAAACTGTTGGAAGAGATTCAACTGGATGAACTAGCCAGAGAACTTCGCCAGGAATTGAAAGAAGTCTCCGGACAACGCAAAATCCGGGCCATTCGCCGGCTGGAAGTGGTGGAGGCCTTTAAGAAATCGGGAAATAGCCCCCAGTGGATGATTTTGGATGTGGTGCCGGTAATTCCTCCGGAACTGCGGCCCATGGTACAACTGGACGGCGGCCGCTTTGCCACTTCGGATTTGAATGATCTATACCGCCGGGTCATTAACCGCAACAACCGGCTGAAGCGCCTGTTGGACCTGGGAGCCCCGGATATTATCGTGCGCAACGAAAAGCGGATGCTTCAGGAAGCGGTGGACGCCTTAATTGACAACGGCCGTCGGGGCCGGCCTGTTACAGGTCCCGGGAACCGTCCGTTAAAATCCTTGTCCGACATGTTGAAGGGTAAACAGGGGCGTTTCCGTCAGAACCTGCTGGGCAAAAGGGTTGATTACTCCGGACGTTCGGTTATCGTGGTGGGTCCCCATTTAAAAATGCACCAGTGCGGCTTGCCCAAAGAAATGGCTTTGGAATTGTTCAAGCCCTTTGTGATGAAAAAGTTGGTGAACGACGGGCACGCCCATAACATTAAGAGCGCCAAACGGATGGTAGAAAGGGTTCGGCCCGAGGTCTGGGATGTTCTGGAAGAAGTGATTAAAGAACACCCGGTACTGTTGAACCGTGCCCCAACCCTGCACCGGCTGGGCATTCAGGCCTTTGAGCCGGTTCTGGTGGAAGGGCGCGCCATTAAGATCCACCCCATGGTATGTACCGCTTACAATGCGGACTTTGACGGGGACCAGATGGCTGTTCACGTACCCCTTTCCGCAGAAGCCCAGGCGGAAGCCAGGCTGCTCATGCTGGCGGCTAATAATATTCTGAACCCTAAAGACGGAAAGCCGGTGGCCAGCCCCACCCAGGACATGGTTTTAGGCTGCTATTACCTGACCATGGAACGGGAAGGGGCTGCGGGTGAAGGCAGTATCTTTAAGGATGAGCAGGAATCGGTTTTAGCCTATGAAAGCGGGGAAGTTTCCCTTCATGCCGGCGTAACTGTTCGCCGGTCCAACGGAGAGAGGCTGAAGACCACGGTTGGCAGAATCATCTTTAATGAAGTAATTCCTCAGGAATTGGGATATATCAATCAGGTTTGCGACAAGAAAACCCTTAGCAGGATTGTGGCCGAATGCTACCGCAAGCTGGGCAACGCCCATACGGCAGAACTTCTGGACGGCATTAAATCCCTGGGCTACAAGTTTTCTACCAAGGCGGGGATTACCATCGGGGTAGCGGATATTACCATCCCCGAGGCCAAGAAGGAAATTCTGGCTATTGCCGAGGATCAGGTTAATAAAATTGAAAATCAATTCCGCCGCGGTTTAATTACCGAAGACGAACGTTACCGTAAGGTTATTAATATCTGGAACGACGCCACCGACAAGGTGACCAAGGCGTTAATGGACACCCTGGATAAATTTAATAATATTTATATGATGGCTACTTCCGGGGCCCGCGGTAATATCCAGCAGATTCGCCAGCTGGCCGGTATGAGGGGTCTGATGGCGGATCCTTCCGGACGGATTATTGACTTGCCCATTAAGGCCAACTTCCGGGAAGGCTTAACGGTATTGGAATACTTCATTTCCACCCACGGCGCTCGGAAAGGTTTGGCGGATACCGCTCTGCGGACCGCTGACTCCGGTTACCTGACCCGCCGTCTGGTGGACGTAGCACAGGATGTAATCGTGCGGGAGGATGACTGCGGCACCACCGAGGGTGTGGAAGTCCGCGAAATCAGGGATGGCAGCGAAAGCATTGAAAAACTCTCCGAACGGCTGGAAGGCCGGGTGCCCATGGAGCCCGTCGTTCATCCGGAAACCGGGGAAGTGATTATTTCCCAGGAGCAGGTTGATAACCATGGCATGATTTCCGCTGATCAGGCTCAGGCCGTAATGGATGCGGGAATTACCAAGGTAAAAATCCGCTCGGTTATTACCTGCAAAACCCGCTATGGCGTATGCAAGCATTGCTACGGCCGCAACCTGGCCACCGGCGGAGCCATTGATACCGGTGAAGCAGTGGGAATCATTGCCGCCCAGTCCATCGGTGAGCCGGGAACCCAGTTAACCATGCGTACCTTCCACACCGGCGGTGTGGCCGGGGATGATATTACCCAGGGTCTGCCCAGGGTTGAGGAACTCTTTGAGGCCCGCCGGCCGAAAGGTCAGGCCATTGTTGCCGAGGAGGAAGGGATTGTGGCCCTCCGAGAGGTAAAAGGCCGCCGAGAGATTGAGATCACCAAGGATAATGGGGAAAAGAACATCTATGCCGTACCCTATGGCGCCAGGTTAAAAGTCCGGGACGGCCAGCGGGTGGAGGCCGGGGATGAATTAACCGAGGGTTCCGTCAACCCCCACGATCTGTTAAAAATCAAAGGGCCTGCGGGAGTGCAGATTTACCTGCTCCAGGAAGTACAGCGGGTATACCGGCTCCAGGGCGTGGAGATTAACGATAAGCATATCGAAGTGATGATCCGCCAAATGCTTAGAAAAGTTAAGGTGGAAGAGGCCGGAGATACCGAGCTGCTGCCCGGCGGTCTGATCGATGTATTTGAATTTGAAGAAGAGAATCAAAGGGTGATACAAAACGGCGGGGAGCCTGCCGTGGCCAAACCGGTTCTGCTGGGCATCACCAAGGCCTCCCTGGCTACGGATTCCTTCCTGTCGGCGGCTTCCTTCCAGGAAACCACCCGGGTACTGACCGAGGCGGCCATCAAAGGCAAACTGGACCCGCTGCTGGGTCTGAAGGAAAACGTCATCATCGGAAAGCTGGTACCCGCCGGTACAGGGATGCCCCGTTACCGGAATATCGAAGTTTTCACCGAGGATGAGGCCGATAACGAAGATGATTACGATATTCTCCTGCCGACCATAGATAAAAACCGCGGCTACAATCTGAGCAGCGAACTGGATCTGCTCTCGGAGGAGCCGTTAAGGCGCGGAACTTCGGAGGATTTCGACCTGGCCTTGGATAAATAA
- a CDS encoding L7Ae/L30e/S12e/Gadd45 family ribosomal protein, which yields MSLERLLSARKRTVGAKQTQKAVEKSQAKIVYWAADADGRVVDPILRICFSKNIPHVKVDSMKELGKACGIEVGCAIASVTED from the coding sequence ATGTCCCTGGAGCGGTTGTTGTCCGCACGCAAGAGAACAGTGGGGGCTAAACAAACGCAGAAAGCCGTCGAAAAGTCCCAGGCAAAGATCGTCTACTGGGCTGCTGACGCGGATGGACGCGTGGTGGATCCCATTCTTCGGATTTGTTTTTCTAAGAATATTCCTCATGTAAAAGTCGACTCCATGAAAGAGCTTGGCAAAGCCTGCGGCATTGAAGTGGGCTGTGCCATTGCGTCTGTTACAGAGGATTAA
- the rpsL gene encoding 30S ribosomal protein S12, with product MPTINQLIRKGREEVIYKSTAPALKECPQKRGVCTRVYTTTPKKPNSALRKVARVRLTNLIEVTSYIPGIGHNLQEHSVVLVRGGRVKDLPGVRYHIVRGALDSAGVQNRNQGRSKYGSKRPKK from the coding sequence ATGCCTACTATTAACCAGCTTATCCGCAAGGGTCGTGAAGAAGTAATCTATAAATCCACGGCTCCTGCTTTGAAAGAATGCCCCCAGAAGCGTGGCGTTTGTACCAGGGTTTATACCACAACCCCTAAAAAGCCGAACTCCGCTCTGCGTAAGGTGGCCCGTGTCCGTTTAACCAACCTGATTGAGGTTACATCCTATATTCCGGGGATCGGTCACAATTTGCAGGAACACTCCGTAGTGCTTGTTCGTGGAGGTCGTGTTAAAGACCTGCCCGGTGTGCGCTACCATATTGTACGGGGTGCTCTGGATTCTGCCGGTGTACAAAACCGCAACCAGGGACGTTCCAAATATGGTTCCAAACGGCCTAAAAAATAA
- the rpsG gene encoding 30S ribosomal protein S7, whose protein sequence is MPRRGGIPKREVLPDPVYGSKVVTKLVSQIMQEGKRGVAEKIVYDAFAIIQEKSGKNPLEVFDAAMKNVMPILEVKARRVGGANYQVPVEVRAERRQTLGIRWLTAYTRKRAGRSMAEKLAGELMDAANNVGATVKKREDTHKMAEANKAFAHYRW, encoded by the coding sequence GTGCCAAGAAGAGGTGGAATCCCCAAACGGGAAGTGCTTCCCGATCCGGTTTACGGCAGCAAGGTTGTAACCAAGCTTGTTAGCCAGATTATGCAGGAAGGCAAACGCGGCGTGGCTGAGAAAATTGTTTACGATGCTTTTGCCATTATTCAGGAAAAATCCGGGAAAAACCCGCTGGAAGTTTTCGATGCAGCCATGAAAAACGTAATGCCTATTTTGGAGGTTAAGGCTCGCCGGGTAGGCGGCGCCAACTACCAGGTTCCCGTGGAAGTCCGCGCAGAACGTCGACAGACTTTGGGCATTCGCTGGCTGACTGCATACACACGCAAGCGCGCCGGTAGATCCATGGCGGAAAAGCTTGCAGGTGAATTGATGGATGCTGCCAACAATGTTGGGGCAACCGTTAAGAAACGCGAAGATACTCATAAAATGGCAGAGGCCAATAAGGCATTTGCTCATTACAGGTGGTAA
- the fusA gene encoding elongation factor G — protein sequence MARQFPLERTRNIGIMAHIDAGKTTTTERILFYTGKVHKIGEVHDGAATMDWMVQEQERGITITSAATTAQWNNHRINIIDTPGHVDFTVEVERSLRVLDGAVAVFCSVGGVEPQSETVWRQADKYGVPRIAYINKMDRVGADFYNGLDMIKNRLGANPVAIQLPIGSEDAFAGMVDLVTNKAIHYVDDLGTHSEVTEVPAELQEKVAEYREKLLESVAESDEELMMKYLEGEELTEEEIKLGIRKATLACKITPVLCGSSFKNKGVQPLLDAIVDYMPAPTDVPAIKGVNPDSGAEDARISSDSEPFSALAFKIMTDPYVGKLSFFRVYSGTLKSGSYVFNTTKGKRERIGRILQMHANHREEIPEVYAGDIAAAVGLKDTTTGDTLCDEKQPIILESMEFPETVISVAIEPKTKADQDKMGVALGKLTEEDPTFKVHTDHETGQTIIAGMGELHLEIIVDRLMREFKVEANVGRPQVAYRETIRKAVKAEGKFVRQSGGKGQYGHVWIELEPLEPGGPGYEFVNKIVGGVVPKEYITPVDNGIREALENGILAGYPMVDIKATLFDGSYHEVDSSEMAFKIAGSMAFKNAAQKASPVLLEPIFKVEVTVPEEYMGDVIGDLNSRRGRIEEMGSRGNARVVTSYVPLAEMFGYATDLRSKTQGRGVYSMQLDHYEEVPKNIAEGIIAKRNG from the coding sequence ATGGCCCGACAGTTTCCGTTGGAGAGAACCCGGAACATTGGCATAATGGCCCATATTGATGCCGGAAAAACCACTACCACAGAGCGTATTTTGTTCTACACCGGGAAAGTTCATAAAATTGGTGAAGTGCATGATGGTGCAGCCACGATGGACTGGATGGTACAGGAGCAGGAAAGAGGAATTACCATTACCTCTGCCGCTACTACTGCCCAGTGGAATAATCATCGTATTAATATTATAGATACACCCGGGCACGTGGACTTTACAGTGGAAGTAGAACGTTCGCTTCGGGTGTTAGATGGTGCTGTGGCTGTGTTCTGTTCGGTTGGTGGGGTAGAACCCCAATCTGAAACTGTCTGGAGACAGGCCGATAAATACGGCGTGCCCAGAATAGCTTATATTAATAAAATGGACCGTGTGGGAGCCGATTTCTACAACGGCCTGGATATGATTAAAAACCGGCTGGGTGCAAACCCGGTGGCCATTCAACTGCCCATTGGCAGCGAAGATGCTTTTGCCGGTATGGTAGATCTGGTAACCAACAAGGCCATCCATTACGTGGATGACCTGGGGACCCACAGCGAAGTAACCGAGGTTCCTGCAGAACTGCAGGAGAAGGTTGCGGAATACAGGGAAAAACTTCTGGAAAGCGTTGCGGAAAGCGACGAAGAGTTGATGATGAAGTACCTGGAGGGTGAAGAACTGACCGAGGAAGAAATCAAACTGGGGATCCGCAAGGCAACCCTGGCTTGTAAAATTACTCCGGTACTCTGCGGTTCATCCTTTAAAAACAAAGGGGTTCAGCCCTTGCTGGACGCTATCGTGGACTATATGCCGGCGCCTACGGATGTACCGGCCATTAAAGGGGTTAACCCCGACTCCGGTGCGGAAGATGCCCGGATTTCCAGTGATAGCGAACCCTTTTCGGCTCTGGCTTTTAAAATTATGACCGACCCTTATGTGGGTAAGTTGTCCTTCTTCCGGGTATATTCCGGAACCCTCAAATCCGGCTCCTATGTTTTTAATACAACCAAGGGCAAGAGGGAGCGGATTGGACGTATCCTGCAAATGCACGCCAACCACCGGGAAGAAATTCCCGAGGTCTATGCCGGTGATATTGCGGCAGCGGTGGGTCTGAAGGATACCACCACCGGGGATACCCTCTGCGATGAAAAACAACCTATTATTCTGGAATCCATGGAGTTTCCGGAAACGGTAATCTCAGTTGCCATTGAACCGAAAACCAAAGCGGACCAGGATAAGATGGGAGTTGCCTTGGGCAAGCTCACCGAAGAAGACCCCACCTTTAAGGTGCATACCGATCATGAAACCGGGCAGACCATTATTGCCGGTATGGGTGAACTGCATCTGGAGATCATTGTGGATCGTCTGATGAGAGAATTCAAAGTGGAGGCCAATGTTGGACGGCCCCAGGTTGCTTATAGGGAAACCATTCGCAAAGCAGTTAAGGCGGAAGGTAAATTTGTACGGCAATCCGGCGGAAAAGGTCAATACGGTCACGTTTGGATTGAACTGGAGCCCCTGGAGCCAGGCGGCCCGGGTTATGAGTTTGTGAATAAAATTGTTGGCGGTGTCGTTCCCAAGGAATACATCACCCCTGTTGATAATGGTATTCGCGAAGCCCTGGAAAATGGTATTTTAGCGGGCTACCCCATGGTAGATATTAAAGCAACTTTGTTTGACGGTTCCTATCATGAAGTAGACTCATCTGAAATGGCCTTTAAAATTGCAGGTTCCATGGCCTTCAAGAATGCGGCTCAAAAAGCCAGCCCTGTACTGCTGGAACCCATTTTTAAAGTGGAAGTTACCGTTCCGGAGGAATACATGGGTGACGTGATCGGCGACTTGAACAGCCGCCGGGGACGCATTGAGGAAATGGGCTCCCGCGGTAATGCCCGGGTGGTAACCTCTTATGTTCCCCTGGCAGAAATGTTTGGTTATGCCACCGATCTGCGTTCTAAAACCCAGGGACGTGGCGTATACAGCATGCAGTTGGATCACTACGAGGAAGTGCCCAAAAACATTGCCGAAGGGATTATTGCTAAACGCAACGGCTAA
- the rpsJ gene encoding 30S ribosomal protein S10, which produces MKSQKIRIRLKAFDHQMLDQSAVKIVDTAKRTGAQVAGPVPLPTEKSIYTILRSPHVNKDSREQFEMRVHKRLIDILEPTPKTVDALMRLDLPAGVDIEIKL; this is translated from the coding sequence ATGAAAAGCCAAAAGATTAGAATCAGGCTAAAGGCCTTTGATCATCAGATGCTGGACCAGTCTGCAGTCAAGATTGTCGACACCGCCAAAAGAACCGGTGCGCAAGTTGCAGGACCTGTTCCGCTTCCTACTGAAAAAAGTATCTACACCATTCTGCGTTCCCCCCACGTAAACAAAGACTCCCGGGAACAGTTTGAAATGCGTGTACACAAGCGTTTAATCGATATCCTGGAACCCACACCGAAGACCGTTGATGCGCTCATGCGCTTGGATCTGCCTGCTGGCGTGGATATTGAAATTAAACTGTAA
- the rplC gene encoding 50S ribosomal protein L3, with amino-acid sequence MPKGILGKKVGMTQIFTDRGVAIPVTVVEAGPCVVVQKKTVDNDGYNAIQMGFGVKRENLINKPVKGHLAKAGVRPVRFLRELKIEDPENFQLGQEIKADIFGEGEKVDVVGTSKGKGFAGGIKRHNFHRGPMAHGSKYHRRPGSSAAKGPARTFKGRKLPGHMGFARVTVQNLEVVKVDAERNLLAIKGAVPGPRGGLLLVKNSVKAK; translated from the coding sequence ATGCCAAAAGGAATTCTTGGCAAAAAAGTGGGCATGACCCAAATTTTTACTGATAGAGGTGTTGCCATTCCGGTGACTGTTGTTGAAGCCGGTCCCTGCGTGGTAGTACAAAAAAAGACCGTTGACAATGATGGCTACAATGCCATCCAAATGGGTTTTGGCGTTAAACGGGAAAACCTGATCAATAAACCTGTCAAGGGTCACCTGGCCAAAGCCGGCGTGCGTCCGGTACGTTTTCTGCGGGAACTGAAAATAGAAGATCCCGAGAATTTCCAACTGGGTCAGGAAATTAAAGCAGACATCTTTGGCGAAGGCGAAAAGGTAGACGTGGTAGGAACCAGCAAAGGGAAGGGATTCGCCGGCGGCATCAAGCGTCACAATTTCCACCGCGGACCCATGGCTCACGGTTCCAAATATCACCGTCGGCCCGGTTCCTCCGCTGCGAAGGGCCCTGCTCGGACCTTCAAAGGCAGAAAGCTTCCCGGCCATATGGGTTTTGCCCGGGTAACCGTACAGAACCTGGAAGTGGTTAAGGTGGATGCTGAACGTAATTTGCTTGCCATTAAAGGTGCGGTACCCGGTCCCCGGGGCGGCCTGTTACTGGTAAAGAATAGCGTCAAAGCCAAGTAG
- the rplD gene encoding 50S ribosomal protein L4, with protein sequence MPKVALYNISGEQVGEVELNDAIFGIEPNEPVLHDAVVMQLANQRQGTHDTKTRAEVRGGGRKPWRQKGTGRARAGSTRSPIWRSGGVVFGPHPRDYSYSLPKKVRRLALKSALSSKVLDNDIIVLDGLTMDAPKTKEMSRILGNLKADKALVVTADRDVNVEKSARNIEGVKPLKAEGVNVYDLLKYTKLVITKDAVAKIEEVLA encoded by the coding sequence ATGCCTAAAGTAGCTTTATATAATATTAGCGGCGAGCAAGTGGGCGAAGTTGAACTCAATGATGCGATTTTCGGTATCGAGCCCAACGAACCCGTTTTGCACGACGCCGTAGTAATGCAGCTTGCCAACCAACGGCAAGGAACTCACGACACCAAGACCAGAGCAGAAGTACGTGGCGGCGGACGCAAACCCTGGCGTCAAAAGGGCACCGGTCGCGCCCGGGCGGGCAGCACTCGTTCACCCATCTGGCGTTCCGGCGGTGTGGTATTCGGACCTCATCCCCGTGACTACTCCTACTCTTTGCCCAAGAAAGTGCGCCGTCTGGCTCTGAAGTCGGCCCTTTCCAGCAAAGTGCTGGATAATGACATCATCGTATTGGATGGTTTAACCATGGATGCGCCCAAGACCAAAGAAATGTCCCGCATTCTGGGCAACCTGAAAGCTGACAAGGCCCTGGTGGTAACTGCCGATCGGGATGTGAACGTGGAAAAGTCGGCGCGCAACATTGAAGGGGTTAAACCTCTAAAAGCCGAAGGCGTAAATGTTTACGATCTGTTAAAATACACCAAGTTGGTGATTACCAAAGACGCCGTTGCTAAGATTGAGGAGGTGCTGGCGTAA
- the rplW gene encoding 50S ribosomal protein L23, whose protein sequence is MKNPRDILIKPVVTEKSTALLADNKYTFIVELNANKTEIKKAVEEIFKVKVENVNTMRVKGKTKRVRQFTGKTPDRKKAIVTLKEGDKIEIFEGL, encoded by the coding sequence ATGAAGAACCCGCGCGATATCCTCATCAAGCCGGTGGTAACCGAAAAAAGTACCGCACTGTTGGCAGACAACAAATATACCTTTATCGTAGAACTGAATGCTAACAAAACGGAAATTAAAAAGGCTGTTGAGGAAATCTTCAAAGTCAAGGTGGAAAATGTGAATACCATGCGGGTGAAAGGCAAAACCAAACGGGTTCGCCAATTCACCGGCAAAACGCCTGACCGTAAAAAGGCCATTGTAACCCTGAAGGAAGGCGACAAGATCGAGATCTTTGAAGGACTGTAA
- the rplB gene encoding 50S ribosomal protein L2: MAVKNFKPTSPGRRFVTVSDFSEITKTEPEKSLLEPLKKTGGRNAQGRLTVRHQGGGHKRMFRLIDFKRKKDGIPAKVASVEYDPNRSARIALLHYADGEKRYILAPVGLKVGTTIVSGPDSDIKVGNCLPLKNIPVGTVVHNIELHPGAGAQLVRSAGGSAQLMAKEGKHATLRLPSGEMRMVLQECRATIGQVGNLEHENITIGKAGRSRHLGIRPTVRGKVMNPVDHPHGGGEGRNPIGRNPVTPWGKPAQGARTRGKKKSDRLIVKRRNK; the protein is encoded by the coding sequence GTGGCAGTTAAAAATTTTAAACCGACCTCACCTGGCCGCCGGTTTGTTACCGTCTCCGACTTTAGCGAGATAACCAAGACCGAACCAGAGAAATCTCTGCTGGAGCCTCTTAAGAAGACCGGAGGACGCAATGCCCAGGGTCGCTTGACCGTAAGGCACCAGGGTGGCGGCCACAAGCGGATGTTCCGCTTAATTGACTTCAAGCGTAAAAAAGACGGCATTCCTGCCAAGGTTGCCTCTGTCGAATACGATCCGAACCGTTCCGCTCGTATTGCTCTGCTGCACTACGCGGATGGGGAAAAACGTTACATTCTGGCCCCGGTGGGCCTGAAAGTGGGAACGACCATTGTATCGGGACCGGATTCGGACATTAAGGTAGGCAATTGTTTACCCTTGAAGAATATTCCCGTTGGTACCGTGGTACACAACATTGAACTGCACCCCGGCGCCGGAGCCCAACTGGTACGTTCTGCTGGCGGCTCTGCCCAGTTAATGGCCAAGGAAGGCAAACATGCCACCCTGCGCCTGCCCTCGGGCGAAATGCGTATGGTGCTGCAGGAATGCCGGGCCACCATTGGTCAGGTAGGAAACCTTGAACACGAAAACATTACCATTGGTAAAGCCGGGCGCTCCCGCCATCTGGGAATCAGACCCACCGTTCGCGGTAAGGTAATGAACCCGGTTGATCACCCCCACGGTGGTGGTGAAGGACGTAACCCCATCGGCCGGAACCCCGTTACTCCCTGGGGCAAACCCGCACAGGGCGCACGGACCCGCGGCAAGAAGAAAAGCGATCGCCTGATCGTAAAACGGCGTAATAAGTAA
- the rpsS gene encoding 30S ribosomal protein S19: MTRSLKKGPFIDDHLLKKIEQMNEKGEKKVIKTWSRRSTIFPQMIGHTIAVYDGRKHIPVYVTEDMVGHKLGEFAPTRVYRGHGGHTERSSALK, from the coding sequence ATGACTCGTTCTCTTAAAAAAGGACCCTTTATTGACGATCACCTCTTGAAGAAAATCGAACAGATGAATGAGAAGGGCGAGAAAAAGGTTATTAAAACCTGGTCCCGTCGTTCCACCATCTTCCCGCAGATGATTGGTCATACCATTGCTGTATATGACGGCCGCAAGCATATCCCGGTTTATGTAACGGAAGATATGGTAGGGCACAAACTGGGTGAGTTCGCACCCACCCGCGTATACCGGGGCCACGGTGGTCACACCGAAAGATCCTCGGCGCTTAAGTAA
- the rplV gene encoding 50S ribosomal protein L22, which translates to MEARAIAKFIRVSPRKARMVVDLIRGKKLEEALAILRYTPNKATDAVTKVVKSAAANAEHNYEMDRDEIFISAIYVDQGPSLKRVMPRAMGRADIIKRKTSHITVVVSDKKEG; encoded by the coding sequence ATGGAAGCGAGAGCAATCGCCAAATTTATCCGCGTATCCCCGCGTAAAGCCCGCATGGTAGTCGATTTGATTCGGGGCAAGAAACTGGAGGAAGCCTTAGCCATTTTGCGCTACACTCCCAATAAAGCTACCGATGCCGTGACCAAAGTGGTCAAATCTGCTGCTGCTAACGCGGAACACAATTATGAAATGGATCGGGATGAAATTTTTATATCTGCCATTTATGTCGATCAAGGCCCAAGTCTCAAGCGTGTTATGCCCAGGGCCATGGGTCGCGCGGATATAATTAAAAGAAAAACCAGCCACATTACCGTAGTGGTCTCGGATAAAAAGGAGGGATAA